One genomic segment of Aliarcobacter cibarius includes these proteins:
- a CDS encoding ribonuclease HI has translation MKLDEKFLELIQDNDTLTQSQFEILEISNENKKNWKNIALQKDVTKNNKNLLMLLKGINNFEISNKIILNYHMVLEYNNINAKVYTPKVEENNQKNDSYVIENLDKEEFLHIYCDGACSGNPGPAGSGIAIYSNGSKPILIYGAYIENGTNNIAELNALNQALIIASQSGFTEQIHIFSDSKYAIDCISTWAYSWKKNNWSKKGGEIKNLELIIEAHNLYEKLKKQLVLEYVKGHSGIEGNELADRMAVNAINEKSVDFSFYRYEKIEDVINMKSY, from the coding sequence ATGAAATTAGATGAAAAATTTTTAGAACTTATCCAAGATAACGATACTTTAACGCAAAGTCAATTTGAAATTTTAGAAATTTCAAATGAAAATAAAAAAAATTGGAAAAATATAGCTTTACAAAAAGATGTTACAAAAAATAACAAAAATCTCCTTATGTTATTAAAAGGTATTAATAATTTTGAGATATCCAACAAAATAATACTTAATTATCATATGGTATTGGAATATAATAATATAAATGCAAAAGTTTATACACCAAAAGTTGAAGAAAATAATCAAAAGAACGATAGTTATGTAATTGAAAATTTAGATAAAGAAGAATTTTTACATATTTATTGTGATGGAGCTTGTAGTGGAAATCCTGGACCTGCAGGAAGTGGTATAGCAATATACTCAAATGGAAGTAAACCCATACTAATTTATGGAGCATATATAGAAAATGGTACGAACAATATTGCAGAATTAAATGCTCTAAATCAAGCATTAATAATAGCTTCTCAAAGTGGTTTTACAGAACAAATCCATATTTTTAGTGATTCAAAATATGCAATAGATTGTATTTCTACTTGGGCTTATTCTTGGAAAAAGAATAATTGGAGTAAAAAAGGTGGAGAGATAAAAAATCTTGAATTGATTATTGAAGCTCATAACCTTTATGAAAAACTCAAAAAACAGTTGGTTTTGGAATATGTAAAAGGGCATAGTGGCATAGAAGGAAATGAATTAGCAGATAGAATGGCAGTAAATGCAATAAATGAGAAATCAGTTGATTTTAGTTTTTATAGATATGAGAAAATAGAAGATGTAATTAATATGAAATCATATTAA